The DNA sequence aaagagtatgatgttcaatagtattaaaaataagagagatatcaaatattaattttgacattttagacaatcatttcaaattcattttttccaATCTTGCATTGAATTAAAAATTTTctcgtaatctttaatttaatatttatattgaatATTCTTTATGAATCGAAGTTAAAGatgttttgaaaataattaaaccagaaaaaaaaagaggagagtgAAAAATTGGTGGAAAAAATTTGGAGATAATTTTGGCGGAGTATCTCTTATATGTGTACTAGCACGaaccattcgtgcgatgcacgacgaacattgaaattaaataatatatttaaataaataaataaaaatattaaataaaattaaaatatataaatacaaaatatattttaaaaataaaataaactaaaacatTTCACGCCAATTACTTAATAAAAGCCTgaacttgaaaatataaattttcaactttgtataaagcgtaatgataattaaagttattaaataaatgtaaaaaaagtctataataaaaattagcattatTATCTAGTATTACACAtcgtaataaataaataaataaataaataaatattttcatacacaaacataaatgaaaatttgtaaaattttaataaagagagaaataaaatattttaatctttaattttttttcataacttatttgctttaaattcattttcacgatttttatactatattaaatttaaaatgcatattacatatttttttaaaatcaaatcatgtgacaatatttagaaaagaattaaaatatagaaaaaaaaataaaaatagtgataaaaattgatgagagaagagagagaaaaaagaaaggaaagaaaTAGAGGACAaactctttttttatatattatataaattatacacattttagaaagaaaaaaaaagaaattggtaAAGTATCATGTTTTTAAAGTGGGCTGAGAAACTAAACCGTATTTGGATAAATTGGAGTGTCCGAAAATATGGGATTATagttggaaaagaaaaaaactaattttttaaaatttggcgGTAAAAAATAGTTGTTAGAACTGATTGATATCGATCTCACATGGAAGCACTCTTACACAATAAATGTATagatttcaaaaaaataaggaggcgattgattatttttattctcaagAATGGAATATCTTAAATTTCAACATTTTTATGGGATAAGAAATtaagaatcaagtaaaactaatttaaatgatagaaataattaaaGTTTTGGGATATGGCAGGttgcaatccatcaaagtatataagaaattaactttattatttttatctatcaaggttaATCCTCCAATTTAAACTCTCCATAAATGAATTATAGATGACTGTAAAGAGGTAAATAGATGCGCACCAATAATTTCGAAATTAATAAAAGCGAAAAAGAAAAATCCCAAAACCGAAAAAACTCACTCATCATCGAGAGTTTTGGAAGCAATCATGACGCTGGTGACGAGCAATCGATGAACATTGAGCGAGACCACCAGCGAATCCGGATAGCGGTGGAGCAGCCGGTCGATGTAGACGAACGCCACCACGAAGCACGACGGGCTGCAGCTCGTGTACTTGTAGATCCGCTCCACGTACTTATCCAGCCCGATCGCCGGCGATCGGACGCCGTGGAACGCGCTCAGCCTCTTCCCGTAGCCTCCGCCGCTCAATTGGTCGTTCCGAGCGACGAGCTTCTCCAGCACGCAGGAGAGCACGGTGAGGACTCTGGGAGTGGCCGACGCGTCGTAGCTGCTCGGCTCCGTCAGCCGCGGCTGGAGGTGCCGCCGTTCGCCGCCGGATAACATCTACAGTGGCATTGTGTGGTGGCGGAGGAGGCATTTTGAGGGTTTTTATCGGGGGCGGTTTTTGGCTGTGGTGGGATTTCAGCGAAGGGTTTAGCTGCCATGCTATCTTATCTGCTGTGGGGTAATGAGGAGCTGCCACGTGGCGCTTGCATCCGCCGTTCACCGGTTTAAGATTGGAGACTATTTCATTTCATCGGATAGAatttggagtgatcgggccaattTGCTTGGATTTAGGCTAGCTTATCTTGTCGACATTTAAGAATTATTCAAGTTAAGTTGTACTTCCTCAGTTCCGCCAAGCTTGATCACTTTATCTTTTGAcacgaatttttaaaaagttAGTATTTAGTATATTAAATATtgtagatgaaaaagtgaaaaaatgaagaaaaaaaattgtcatgtAATGAAATTGATTAAGTTTCACAggaaaaccctaaaaaaatattaatcatgCTTCGCGGGACGGGGGAATATTAATTTTTTCGGCCTAAAAATTATCTGACCCTAATCTTAATCTTTTGAGTTTTGGATTAACTAATTGGATCAGTTgaatttggatttttttttttttcaaaaatactccctccgttccaatagtaatgtctcactttcctttttgggacgttccaATACAAATATCTCATTCTCTTTTTGTCAATATATTCTCtatctatacctaatatttaaataattttcatcaactcattttatctactttttacacatttcttaatctttgtacCGAAAAATTATGAGACACtactattgggacggagggagtaataaataaaaataaattttcaaattcgaTTGATCCAATTAGTTAATCTAAAATTCAGAAATTAATTTGGGTCATCACCGTGAGTTAGGTCCATTTATTagtattctatttttattattttttgggatgttcataaaaattaatctctttctattttttgaAACTTTCTATTACACGACGGATCTCTTTCTTAACtcataatacaattaattatcattattaatactaCCTTTTAAATGGAGCTTATCTCCAatcacaatacactcaactatttttattaaaactcgtattgTCCCATTTGagaactattttttgtggacaaaacaaatatattttattaataaatctaTAATTGTAACAAAGAATATCCGTATTATATAAGTATCATATCAACATCGACTTGCATAATAACTATATGACTCTTAGAGAGACAAAGATACACATATTTTAGTTAAATGAAAATCATTTTACTAAACGGTTTATGTTAAGTGTAAGAATAAAAATACAGATAAATGAAATGATGAGTATATCTTTTGAATATTGaacatcaaaatatattttacaaaatttatgaaaattgttatttttactttaCTTTCAAAAGTAAAGTAATAAAGTTTGAAAATCACATAATGAGTAAATTGTGCATTTAATCAGGTCAACTCACTAATTTGGAGGTCAGTTCTATATGACTCGTGTTATTTCCGGACCAACTTTATTAGATTGAAAGCTATTTACATGTTATTAGAATTGTAATTTTTtgagataaattaaaattttcaatcatAACCTTATtacattattaatatatatttatcaacTTATGAGTTTCGAGTTGGATTCACATCTCTAaaagataattatgtgtggtttGCTATATTTCGATAGCTTACTTTCTACATACCTAATCCTGTATGGTTTGCTACATATCACATAATTACCAAAAAATGCACTATATTATATTTCTTCCTTCCCACTTTAAGTGTCCTGATTTTTTTGACACGATTATTTATGgaaatattaattatagtatTAAGTTGTGTGGTATAGAGTTGAAAAGGTGACGTGGATCTCAAAAATTCTCACTTtttgagagtttttttttttctttttataaaggTAAACATGATATTTGAAGTAGGACAatgcaaaaagaaaaataagacaCTTAaagtggacggagagagtacataATACATCAGtgcatatattttctttttaaatatttaattatttaaaagaaaatttttcattttaacaTTTTTGAGTTTCTATAATCGAAGATGGGAAAGTACAGATATATGATCGATTCAGGGCTTGTTTGCTATGCATGATAAGTGTTGATAAATACATATAATACCTTAATATGTTGTTTGCTTCAAAATTCAAAGCCTTTTATAGATTCATGGTCTGTTATTTATTATccatattttttgaattttgtatCACATCTGGGAGATGTGATAGCGTAAAATATCTTTTGTATATATATCTTACCAAACATGATATAaatatctaataaatttaatagATATCAAAGTAAAAAATATCATGACTTGTCCCATACCACGTAGCAAGCGAGCCTTTAATGTATTATAGATCAAAATTATCATATCCAACGTATTTGTATTCACCTTTACATTAGTAAGCAAGCCATTAAATGACAATATTTGTATACTGTATTCACCTTTAAATTAGTAGTAGACTCAAGCAAGCTATTAATGAACTTGAACAAAGTTTACCAATCAAGCAAGCTGACGAAGTCCGCTCAAATAATTTGTCGTGTGTCCATAATTACAATAATTAGCAGCATGTTCACGATCGAATTCATATGGAATTgattataacttttttttttttatcacggTGTCACTACGAAAAATAGTTGATTTCTGTCACCTGCTATGACTACTCTTATGGGCAAAACGATAACAAAAGTTGAACTGAAACAATAAAGTAATTTGGTTAAATGATAAATGAAACCCAATTTGGACTTGATTGATTAAACATGAACGTTACACGATCATAGGTGCAATCATATTCACTACATGTATATATCAATTGGTTATAGGTCAAGAGCAATAATGCCTCTATTGTCATACGTAGCACACGCTAAAGCACCCAATCCAATCTTTCATTTCGGTGTATAACCCAGAAATTATCAATTAATGGAATTAACTATTCTACCCATAAGCTCTCTCTGCGTTGGCCTCTCGCTTGAAGGAATTATGCCCAAAAAGCATTTAGATATAGAAAGACCCAATTCAACCTCTCGAATGGGCAAAGCCAAATCGCGATCCAACACCAATTGTATTCTTCGAAACCGAAATTTCtttcgccttatgcccaaagcTTACTTGTGGTCAAAACCCCTTAACCAATTagtgattatttaattaatcaagttgCCCAACCCGTttgaatcaaacctagtgtatcagGATCATATTCATGCAGATATTAGAATCAATTAGACCTCACGAGTTTAAGTGGTCATGCTTAAATCATCGTGCCCAAATCAGACTAATAAACTTagctaaatataaataaaattaataaataaggCCAAAGACATAAACAATAACATGCTAAACTGGAAAGGacatttactaaaataaaagagtacttacggccaaaagtgtcATACAAAACATCAACAAAATTTAAAGATAATATGCCCACACGCGGACGAGTTGGTCTGTGAATAGTATCATCCGGTGAGAAGCCTTCAGGTATTTATCGGCACGATTTGGGCTCAAGAAGGCCCAACCCATAGAGAGTCAGCTAGCTAGAGCAAGGAGTCTTTCATCCTCATGATACATCCATATCTTCAGCCCTAATCTTGGAGATTCGAATCCTTGTGTATAGGGTAGAGGTTTAACCCTATCGGTCTCTTCATGGATGATCATCATCTCTGCTTTGATCAAGCGCCCCAGACGTTAGTCTTACTGCGTCCGTCTGTTCTGTCATCTCCGTCCAATCCTACTGGATTCCTCAGCGGTACTTTAGGTAAAGGCTTGGGTCAATTAGTCACATTCACTTCAGACTTTTGGTCTTTAATTCCAATTGCTTTTTGCCCCAAAATGCCTTTGTCTTGATAACCGTACCTCTCTCACAGAATGCAGTAACATTATGTCCCACCTACACGTTATGCCTAACAACGAGCTCTC is a window from the Salvia miltiorrhiza cultivar Shanhuang (shh) unplaced genomic scaffold, IMPLAD_Smil_shh original_scaffold_419_1, whole genome shotgun sequence genome containing:
- the LOC131004537 gene encoding cyclin-U1-1-like, translated to MLSGGERRHLQPRLTEPSSYDASATPRVLTVLSCVLEKLVARNDQLSGGGYGKRLSAFHGVRSPAIGLDKYVERIYKYTSCSPSCFVVAFVYIDRLLHRYPDSLVVSLNVHRLLVTSVMIASKTLDDEHYNNAFYARVGGVSNSELNKLELELLFLLDFDVTVSSRIFESYCQHLEKEMLCNDLVERLPAPGITISVDDVTEISVGDAQTSSPPILVDS